From the Methanocaldococcus fervens AG86 genome, the window TTGGAGATGCTAGAAAGTTTATAAAAGAAAATAATAAAAAATACAACGTGGTTTTTCATGACGCATTTTCACCAAAAAGAGATCCAACTCTATACACATACGATTTTCTAAAAGAAATTTACAAAAAAATGGAAGATAACGGAGTTTTAATCTCTTACTCTTCAGCCATTCCTTTTAGAAGCGCTTTAGTTGATTGTGGTTTTATAATCTCTGAGGGAGAGAGTGTTGGAAGGAAGAGGGGAATAACGTTGGCATACAAAAACCCAAATTTCAAACCAAATAGGATTAACGAGGTTGATGAAAGAGTTATAGCCTTATCAGTTATTGCCTTACCTTATAGAGATAGAACGTTAAGCTCAACCAAGGATGAGATAATTAAAAACAGAGAGGAGAGGAGGGAAAAATTAAAGGAAAAATTAATTAAAATAAATAAATATCTATCAACAAAACAAATAAAGAAGGGTAAAATCCCAGAAGAAGTTTTAAAAATTCAAAAAGAAGATTTAAATTCATCAGAACTAATTAAAAAAATGAGATTGAAATTTTTTGGAAATATAGCTGATAAAATTTTTATAAATTAAATAAGTTTTACATTTTCCTTTATTTTCTTAATATCCTCTGGTTTAGCTATAGTTTTTGGATGTTTTGGAAGGTAAGGGCATTTTATTTCTTTTTCTGTTGATATTTCATAAGTTCCGATCTCTTTAGCTATCTCCACAATATCATTTTTATCCAAACCAATTAAAGGTCTTAAGATTGGGTAATTTATCCCTTCACTTATAACTCTCAAATTCTTTAATGTTTGAGAAGCTACTTGCCCTAAATTATCTCCAGTAACTATGGCATCACAATCTAAATATTTGGCATACTTTTCAGCAACCTTTAACATCCTTCTCTTACAGAATATGCAAGTATAATTTTCTTTTTTAATGCTCTTTAGCTTTTCCACGATATCTTTTATATCATTTGTGTAATCATAAACAACAAACTCCAACTCAGTATCGTAATCACTTAAAACCTCTGCAATTCTTCTAGCCTTATTTAACCCCTCTTCACTCATCTTCAAATGTAATAAAACATCCCTACACCCTCTCCTAATCATCATAAATGCAGCTACTGGGCTATCTATACCATCAGACACTAAGCAGAGAACCCTCCCCTGACTACCTGCTGGCAATCCTCCAAGACCTTCATATTTTTCTGTAAATATGTAAGCTCTATCCATCAAAATCTCTATTCCTAAAATAATTTCTGGATTTTCTAAATCAACTTCCAATCCAAGCTTTTCTACAACAGCTTCCCCCACCTTTTTATTTACATCTACTGAAGTAAATGGAAATCTTTTATTACTTCTCTTTGTTTTAACCGCAAATGTTACTTTCTCTTTGCCTATAGTGTTTAATTTTTTCCTCATAATTTGAACTCCATAATTTACAATCTCATTAATGTCCAATGGGCATTCATAAACTGGGCTGTAGGAAACAATACCTGAAACTTTTTTCAATAATTTTAATGCCAAATCTTCCTTATCCTTTGTATTTACCTTAACTAATAATCTCCTATGTAAGATTTCAACATCTGCATCAATTTCATATTTTCTAAGCAATTTTATAATATTCTTTCTCAATATTTCCTCTAAATTTTTTCTAATTGGGTCTGATTTCAATCCAATTTCTCCATATCTAACCAATATATCCATACTCTCACCAACAACCTTTAGAAGAAACTTTTAGAAAAAGTTTCATCAAAACTGATGCATTCAGCCCTTCATAATACCTCATTAGTCATTATATGCATGTTTGTAATTTCATTTTAAGCTCTTTTATCTTTTGCATAAGCGATAATTCCATTAATTATGGCAACAGCCACTGGCGTTCCTCCTTTTGGGCCAATAGTTGATATACTTGGAATCTCTACTTTTCTCAAAGCTTCTTTTGATTCCGAAGCTTGAACAAATCCAACTGGAACGCCTACAACTAATTTTGGCTTTATACATTCTTCTTTAATTAATCTTATAACTTCAAAAAGTGCGGTTGGTGAATTTCCTATAACTACAACCCCTCCATCTATATAATCCTTAGCCAATCTCATTGAAGCTACTGCCCTCGTTATCCCTTCTTTTTTAGCAATTTCATAAACATCTGGATGACTTATAAAGCAATAAACATTGTTGTATCTAATTCCAGCCTTAATCATATTCACATCGACAACTATTGGCTTCCCTTCTTTTATAGCTTTAATTCCCTCTTCTATTGGATTATTTTTAAAAACTAAAAGTTTCGCATACTCAGGGTCTGCAGTTGCATGAACTACCCTTTCAATAATTCCCATCTCCTTCTCATTAAATTTTATCTCATCCCCTAAAACTTCTTTTATTTTATTCCTAACAATTTCTCTTGATTTATTTGCTATATCCAATCCTTCTTTTGAAATAGCCCCCATAAAATCCATAAAATCACCAAAAATGTAAATAATAAATAAAAATAGGAAAAACAAGATAATAAGCTTTATTTATTCCTCAATGTTTTTATAACTTCATCTACAATTTTTGGAGCTAAGCCGATATATGTTTTTGGATCCATGAGCTCTTCTAATTCTTCTTTTGTTAAATATTTCATAACTTCTTCATTTTCCAATAAAACATCTTTTAAATGCCTCTTTTCTTCATAAGCCTTCATTGCACACTGTCTAACAACTTCGTGTGCTGTTTGCCTACCCATTCCTCTCTTAGCTAATTCAATCATTATTCTCTCAGCCATTATAAGCCCTTTTGTTAAGTTTAAGTTTTTCTCAACGTTTTCGATATTAACTTTTAATTTTTTAATCCCTTTAATTGCCAAAGTTAAGATATGATCTGTTAAAACGCAAACCTCTGCAAATATGCACCTCTCAGCTGATGAATTTGTTAAATCTCTCTCTTCCCATAACGGAATGTTGTCCATCTCGGCTATACATAGAGATTTTATAACCCTTGATAAACCGCAAATTTGTTCAAATGTTATTGGATTTCTTTTATGAGGCATCGTTGATGAACCAGTTTGTTTTGTTGGGTCGAACTCTTCCTCTAACTCTCCAATCTCTGTTCTTTGCATACTTCTAACAGTAACACCAATCTTGTTTAATGTTTGAGCAATTAAAGCCAGTAAAGCAATGAATTCAGCATGTCTATCTCTTTGAATAACTTGATTTGAAATTAAAACTGGTTCCAATCCCAAAATCTCTGCAACTCTTTTATGCACTTCTAAACCTTTCTCTCCCATAGCCGCCATTGTTCCAACAGCTCCAGTAATCATAGAAACGCAAATCCTTTTTTTAGCTTCTTTCAACCTTTCTAAATGTCTATCAATTTCAGCCGCCCATAGAGCAAATCTCATTCCATAAGTTGTAGGAATTGCATGCTGTCCATGAGTTCTTCCAATACAGACGGTGTATTTATGCTCTTCAGCCTTATCTAATAAGATATCTTTTAATTGCTTTAACTTATCCTCTATAATCTCAATTGATTCCTTTAATAATAAAGAGTTGGCAGTATCAACAATATCGTTTGATGTTGCCCCAAAGTGAATGTATTCTCCAGCATTTCCTTCACAAACTTCAGCTAAAGCTCTAATCATTGCAACAACATCATGCCTTGTTTGTTTCTCAATTTCTTTAACTCTCTCCAATTTCACGTATTTTGTTGATGCCTTTCTATTAATTTCTTCAGCAGCTTCTTTTGGTATTAAACCAAGTTCTCCTTGAGCTTTAGCCAATGCAGCTTCAACTTTTAACATTTTTTCTAACTTATTTTCTTCTTCCCAAACTCTTCTCATCTCAGGAGTCCCATATCTATAGTCAATTGGATGTACTGCCATTTTTTCACCATGATTGTATTTTGATTAACTTTAAATTAATGTTAATGATTTTTATAGTTTGATGAAGGGTTAAAATAAATATAAATATTTAGATAATATTTATCTCGATTAAAGAGTTTTATTTTTTAAATAAAGGTTTTTTATAGCTTATTTTTCGGTTTTAATGATTTTTAAGAAATTTCGAAGGGTAGTTTATTTTGATTATTTCAAATATTTAGATTAATTAAATTATAAAGATTTTTGAGAGATTTTAGTTAATTATCTTTTAAGGCATATTTCCACAACAAATAAATTATATTTTAAAAAATAATTGCTTTTAAAATTCTTTTTTAAGTCTAATAAGCAAAATTTATATATGTGCAGAGGTATATAAACAAATGGGGTTAAGTACCCTTCGACTTATAGGGTAGAGTAAAGCATAAATATTAAGAATGCTAAAAATATACTTATCTCGAGTAATTGTCCTGTTAAAATCAGACCGGAACGGTATGGAAATTTTTAGAGGCGAAGCATACCTCTAAACAATTGACTTTGTTAAAATCAGACCGGAACGGTATGGAAATCCAGTAACGTAAACTAATATCATGTGAATGAACATTATGTTAAAATCAGACCGGAACGGTATGGAAATTAAATGCAAATATAAAAAGTGATAATATGACAATGGAGTTAAAATCAGACCGGAACGGTATGGAAATTTTTAGAGGCGAAGCATACCTCTAAACAATTGACTTTGTTAAAATCAGACCGGAACGGTATGGAAATACGAATCTCGCAAGCGGCTTCAACCCTAATAACAGTTAAAATCAGACCGGAACGGTATGGAAATTTTGAATTGAATCCAAAGAAAAGATTAAAGGAATATGTTAAAATCAGACCGGAACGGTATGGAAATAGCATTTTATCCCTCATTTGTTAGTATTTCTAATACGTTAAAATCAGACCGGAACGGTATGGAAATAAAAGGGAGTTTTAAGCCAAATAATTTAGCAATAGAGTTAAAATCAGACCGGAACGGTATGGAAATCTGTATTTTTCAATTATCTCTACAATGTCAATATCGTTAAAATCAGACCGGAACGGTATGGAAATTCATTTTTGAATTTCTCAGCATCTCTTTCTTGTATGTTAAAATCAGACCGGAACGGTATGGAAATTATATTAAGATTACTTTCTTTGCCATGCCTTACCACCAGTTAAAATCAGACCGGAACGGTATGGAAATGATTTAATTGCCAAAGTGCCATTCTTTACGGACATCTATGTTAAAATCAGACCGGAACGGTATGGAAATTTTCATGCCATGATTTGGTTGCTTCATCATCTACATGTTAAAATCAGACCGGAACGGAATGGAAACATGAGGATTTTTTAAGCTTCTCATCATCTTTAAAGTGCTGTTAAAATCAGAGTCTTAGAGAATGAAAATATTAACACGCTAAAATAAAGATAGACTTTGAAGAAAACTAGCATTGTATTATAAAATAGACTCAAAATAAAATTAAACAATAAAAAATTATTTGGATGATATAATTCTGGCTATTTTGTATGGAATCACTGCAAGCAATCCACATATTAAATATATGTTTAAATCATTAAAAATACTCCAATCTGCCCAATCGTCAAAACCTAACAAAAATCCTATGGCATTAGCTATTAAAAGCAATAAAGCTATAATTCCAATACCTAAACCCACTATTGAAGCAGTAAATAAATAAGAAATCGCCCTTATATCTTCATTTACAGCCTTTTTTACTCCTAAAAGGTACGTTATTCCAACAGCAAGTAATGCCAACCCTCCAAAAACATCTCCAACAAATAAAGGCAATTCACTTTCAACACCAACTACTGAACAAATCCAAACTACAACCTCAATACCTCCAGAGAATAAAAATAAGAGTCCAAATACTAAAGATAATAAAGTTATATCTTTTTTTACCTCTTTTATATCCATAAAATCTCACCTAAAATATTAAATTTCCAACAACTGTAATTGTTAAAGCTACAATGTATGCTAAAACCACTTCATAAACAAGGGCAAATATTGCCCACTTCCAACCAATCTCCTGTTTTATAACTGCTAATGTTGCTATACAAGGAAGGTAAATTAAACAGAACGCCATGTATGCATAGGCAGAAACTGGAGTAAATGCATTAACAATTAAGTTTGATAAGCCCTCTTCACCAACTCCATAGAGCATAGCCAAGCTTCCAACTACTACTTCTTTAGCTACAACTCCAAACAGCAGGGCGGAGCAAGCTTTCCAATCCCATCCCATTGGGCTGAATATTGGAGATAAGGTTTTACCAATAACTGCAACATAGGAGTTGGCAAGTATCTGAGGATTTTCCAAAGCTTCTACGCCCAAATATCCAGAAGGTCCATAAACAGAAAGAAGCCAAACCAATATAACTCCAAATACAATGATTGTTCCAGCTTTTCTTAAAAAGGAATAAACCCTCTCCCAGGTATTTTTTAGGACTATATTTAAATGTGGAATTTGATAGGAAGGCAGTTCAACAATCAAATATGATGGAGATGTTTTAAATACAAACTTTCTAAATATCGCAGCTATAATCAAAGCCAATACTACCCCAAGTGCATACATACTTAGGACTACAAGCCCTTGATATGCTGAAAAAAATGCTCCAGCAAATAAAGCATAGATTGGCAACCTTGCAGAGCAAGACATTAAAGGATTTATTAATATAGTTAAAATCCTATCTTTCTCATTCTCCATGGTCCTTGTAGCCATTATCGCAGGCACATTACAACCAAAACCCATAACCAATGGAATAATCGCCTTTCCTGGCAAGCCAAATTTGTTCATAAACCTATCTGCTATGAATGGAATTCTTGCCATGTAGCCACTGTCTTCTAAGAAGGATAACGCAAAGAACAAGAATGCCAGTATTGGGAAAAATACTAAAACAGCCCCAACTCCTGAGATAATACCATCAGCTAATAAAGATGATATAAATTCATTAGATATGGAAGATTTTACGACCTCTGCTAAGAATGAGAATATATAATCAATCATGGCTGAAAATGGTCCTGAAACATCAAATGTGAATTTAAATAACATCCATAAAAATGGAATTAATAATAAAATCCCAACTTTTTCATCAGTCAAAACATCATCAAGCATCTGTGTAGTTGTTAATTTACCAGATTTTTTCTTAACAACCTCTTCAACAATTTTATCAATAACCTTGTATCTCTCCTCAACTATTCCCAATTCAGCCTCTCCATATTTTTTGGATAATTCTTTCATCATGTCATCTAAAATTGGCTTCAATTTACCCAAAATACTGCTGTTTTTTACAATATCCAACACATATTTATCATTTTCAAGTAGTTTTATAGCCAAGTATCTCAGATTATATTTTTTTAAACCCTCATCCTTTTCTAAAATTGAGATTATCTTTTTAATGTATGGTTCAAAGTGCGGATACCTAATTTCAGCTGATTTTTTATTTTTTACAGTTTCTAATATTGCCTTTTTTAAATCCTCAATTCCAATCTTTTTAACTGCCGATATTGGAACTACTTTAATCCCCAAAATCTTCTCTAATTTATTTATATCAATCTCCATTCCTAACTTATTAGCTAAATCCATTTTATTTAAAACCAGTAATATATTAGCCCCCATTTCCATTAGCTGTAAAGTTAAATATAAATTCCTTTCTAAGGCGGTAGCATCAGCTATATTAACAACCAAATCAGGTTTTTCATTTATTATGTAATCTCTTGCAATAATTTCATCAATGGAATCTGCTGTTAAGCTATAAACTCCAGGTAAATCAACAACTTTAAATTTTTTTCCGTTATATTCAAATTCCCCTTCTTTTTTCTCTACAGTTACACCTGGCCAATTGCCGATATAAACATTTTCTCCAGTTAAAGCATTAAATAAGGTGGATTTACCAACGTTCGGGTTGCCAATTAAGGCTATCTCATATTTATCACTCATCACTCTCCCTCTCAACAATTATCTTCATTGCTAAGCCCCTACCTATTGCTATATTACTTCCCCTTGCTGACACTATCACAGGACCGTTTTGATTTCTTACAACTTTTATTTTGCTCCTTATATTTATCCCCATACTTGAAAGTCTCTGCACAGCTCCATAACCAGCATTAATGCTTTTGACAACAACTTCTTCTCCTTCTTTAGCAAACGCCAATGGGTACATAATCACCACAATATTTATATATGATTAAATGATTTAACTATAACTAAAAGTTTTAACCTCAGTTAAAATAAATAACATATAAGAGTATAAAAACTTTTCGGTGGCATTATGACCCAAAGCATTGAAGATTACTTGGAAAAAATTTATTTATTTACTAAAGAAAATAATAGGCCCATAAAAACAACTGAATTGGCAAAATTATTAGATATAAAGCCATCAGCAGTAACAAACATGGCAAAAAAACTCCAAGAGTTGGGATATGTTAACTACGAACCATACGTTGGAATAACTTTAACAGAAAAAGGCGAAGATAAAGCTAAAGAAGTTTGGGACAAACATAAAACTCTTCGGATATTTTTAGAAAAATTCTTGGGGTTAGATGAAAAAACAGCTTCTGAAGAAGCATGTAAATTGGAACATGCATTGTCAGATAAAACCTTAAAAAAATTAAAAGATTTTATGGAAAAATTTAAAGATAAAGTTTAATATCTCAATTTTTTCCCAATATTTTTCCCAAGCTCAATTGCCTTATCAATATCATCAATTTTACATTTTACTTCTCCAGAGGCAGTTTTTAGCTCATCCTCAATAACCACTCCAGCATTTAACTTTAAGACCTCATTTTTTTCATCATAAACCGCTAAAGCTCCA encodes:
- a CDS encoding tRNA (5-methylaminomethyl-2-thiouridine)(34)-methyltransferase MnmD, with protein sequence MLPNKKALEIIRKYMKIYNGKNEESIKESLINKLKKENVLVETEDKTYTLKAEDEEEMMHSKVGALKEAIYKFAKPSKIESLKNPRVLDLCSGLGYNAVVALHYNKDAEIDMVEICEEVLFLTLFLDIPYKEHEIVKDKVREYFLNKIGIKYKSDYNNVNLYVGDARKFIKENNKKYNVVFHDAFSPKRDPTLYTYDFLKEIYKKMEDNGVLISYSSAIPFRSALVDCGFIISEGESVGRKRGITLAYKNPNFKPNRINEVDERVIALSVIALPYRDRTLSSTKDEIIKNREERREKLKEKLIKINKYLSTKQIKKGKIPEEVLKIQKEDLNSSELIKKMRLKFFGNIADKIFIN
- the thiI gene encoding tRNA uracil 4-sulfurtransferase ThiI produces the protein MDILVRYGEIGLKSDPIRKNLEEILRKNIIKLLRKYEIDADVEILHRRLLVKVNTKDKEDLALKLLKKVSGIVSYSPVYECPLDINEIVNYGVQIMRKKLNTIGKEKVTFAVKTKRSNKRFPFTSVDVNKKVGEAVVEKLGLEVDLENPEIILGIEILMDRAYIFTEKYEGLGGLPAGSQGRVLCLVSDGIDSPVAAFMMIRRGCRDVLLHLKMSEEGLNKARRIAEVLSDYDTELEFVVYDYTNDIKDIVEKLKSIKKENYTCIFCKRRMLKVAEKYAKYLDCDAIVTGDNLGQVASQTLKNLRVISEGINYPILRPLIGLDKNDIVEIAKEIGTYEISTEKEIKCPYLPKHPKTIAKPEDIKKIKENVKLI
- a CDS encoding cobalt-precorrin-8 methylmutase → MGAISKEGLDIANKSREIVRNKIKEVLGDEIKFNEKEMGIIERVVHATADPEYAKLLVFKNNPIEEGIKAIKEGKPIVVDVNMIKAGIRYNNVYCFISHPDVYEIAKKEGITRAVASMRLAKDYIDGGVVVIGNSPTALFEVIRLIKEECIKPKLVVGVPVGFVQASESKEALRKVEIPSISTIGPKGGTPVAVAIINGIIAYAKDKRA
- the purB gene encoding adenylosuccinate lyase, with the translated sequence MAVHPIDYRYGTPEMRRVWEEENKLEKMLKVEAALAKAQGELGLIPKEAAEEINRKASTKYVKLERVKEIEKQTRHDVVAMIRALAEVCEGNAGEYIHFGATSNDIVDTANSLLLKESIEIIEDKLKQLKDILLDKAEEHKYTVCIGRTHGQHAIPTTYGMRFALWAAEIDRHLERLKEAKKRICVSMITGAVGTMAAMGEKGLEVHKRVAEILGLEPVLISNQVIQRDRHAEFIALLALIAQTLNKIGVTVRSMQRTEIGELEEEFDPTKQTGSSTMPHKRNPITFEQICGLSRVIKSLCIAEMDNIPLWEERDLTNSSAERCIFAEVCVLTDHILTLAIKGIKKLKVNIENVEKNLNLTKGLIMAERIMIELAKRGMGRQTAHEVVRQCAMKAYEEKRHLKDVLLENEEVMKYLTKEELEELMDPKTYIGLAPKIVDEVIKTLRNK
- the feoB gene encoding ferrous iron transport protein B, whose product is MSDKYEIALIGNPNVGKSTLFNALTGENVYIGNWPGVTVEKKEGEFEYNGKKFKVVDLPGVYSLTADSIDEIIARDYIINEKPDLVVNIADATALERNLYLTLQLMEMGANILLVLNKMDLANKLGMEIDINKLEKILGIKVVPISAVKKIGIEDLKKAILETVKNKKSAEIRYPHFEPYIKKIISILEKDEGLKKYNLRYLAIKLLENDKYVLDIVKNSSILGKLKPILDDMMKELSKKYGEAELGIVEERYKVIDKIVEEVVKKKSGKLTTTQMLDDVLTDEKVGILLLIPFLWMLFKFTFDVSGPFSAMIDYIFSFLAEVVKSSISNEFISSLLADGIISGVGAVLVFFPILAFLFFALSFLEDSGYMARIPFIADRFMNKFGLPGKAIIPLVMGFGCNVPAIMATRTMENEKDRILTILINPLMSCSARLPIYALFAGAFFSAYQGLVVLSMYALGVVLALIIAAIFRKFVFKTSPSYLIVELPSYQIPHLNIVLKNTWERVYSFLRKAGTIIVFGVILVWLLSVYGPSGYLGVEALENPQILANSYVAVIGKTLSPIFSPMGWDWKACSALLFGVVAKEVVVGSLAMLYGVGEEGLSNLIVNAFTPVSAYAYMAFCLIYLPCIATLAVIKQEIGWKWAIFALVYEVVLAYIVALTITVVGNLIF
- a CDS encoding FeoA family protein — encoded protein: MYPLAFAKEGEEVVVKSINAGYGAVQRLSSMGINIRSKIKVVRNQNGPVIVSARGSNIAIGRGLAMKIIVERESDE
- a CDS encoding metal-dependent transcriptional regulator, which encodes MTQSIEDYLEKIYLFTKENNRPIKTTELAKLLDIKPSAVTNMAKKLQELGYVNYEPYVGITLTEKGEDKAKEVWDKHKTLRIFLEKFLGLDEKTASEEACKLEHALSDKTLKKLKDFMEKFKDKV